From one bacterium genomic stretch:
- the sucC gene encoding ADP-forming succinate--CoA ligase subunit beta: MKIHEYQAKKILSSYGVPVPQGFPAFTVDEAQKAGLSLGSFPVVVKAQIHAGGRGKGGGVKLAKSPEELRNYAAQILGMQLVTHQTGPKGQKVQRLLIEQGMKIDREFYAGILLDRAQSKDVFMVSTEGGMDIEEVAARAPDKIVKVTIDPVSGFQPFHARRLAFALGLSGAAMKAAISCFEKLYKAYCSADCSLVEINPLILSGDQIVALDAKVTFDDNALDRHPEYAELRDLAEEDPAEIEASKSNLNFIKLDGNIGCMVNGAGLAMATMDIIKLHGGEPANFLDVGGGANAQSVSAAFKIILTDKNVKAILINIFGGIVRCDRVAAGVIEATKSEHVHVPVVVRLEGNNSDVAQKMLSESGLNLLAAKDLTDAAMKACSAVKGI; this comes from the coding sequence TACAGTCGATGAGGCACAGAAAGCAGGGCTCTCTCTTGGGAGTTTTCCAGTAGTAGTAAAAGCACAAATTCATGCTGGCGGAAGAGGCAAAGGCGGTGGTGTTAAGCTTGCGAAAAGTCCGGAGGAATTGAGGAACTATGCCGCCCAGATTCTCGGCATGCAACTCGTAACACATCAAACAGGTCCCAAGGGGCAAAAGGTTCAGAGACTGCTTATTGAGCAAGGCATGAAGATTGACCGAGAGTTCTATGCAGGAATTCTCCTCGATCGTGCACAGTCCAAGGATGTGTTCATGGTGTCTACTGAAGGTGGGATGGACATTGAAGAGGTGGCGGCAAGGGCGCCTGATAAAATTGTCAAGGTCACTATTGATCCAGTCTCTGGTTTTCAACCTTTCCATGCGCGACGGCTTGCGTTTGCCCTGGGCTTAAGTGGCGCGGCGATGAAGGCCGCAATCTCATGTTTTGAAAAGTTATACAAGGCTTATTGTTCGGCAGATTGCAGTTTAGTGGAGATTAATCCGCTTATACTATCAGGTGACCAGATCGTTGCGCTGGACGCAAAGGTAACGTTTGATGATAACGCTCTTGACCGCCATCCTGAGTATGCGGAGTTAAGGGACTTAGCCGAGGAAGATCCCGCTGAAATAGAGGCTTCAAAGTCCAACTTGAATTTCATCAAACTGGACGGAAACATTGGGTGCATGGTCAATGGCGCAGGTCTCGCGATGGCGACCATGGATATCATAAAATTGCACGGCGGAGAACCTGCAAATTTCCTTGATGTAGGCGGCGGCGCAAACGCCCAATCAGTATCCGCGGCGTTCAAAATAATTCTAACTGACAAGAATGTCAAAGCCATCCTCATAAACATTTTCGGTGGAATCGTTCGTTGTGACCGGGTTGCGGCAGGAGTCATTGAGGCAACCAAATCGGAGCATGTTCACGTGCCAGTTGTAGTGAGGCTTGAAGGCAACAACTCAGATGTCGCTCAGAAAATGTTGTCGGAGTCAGGACTAAACTTGCTGGCCGCAAAGGACTTGACCGATGCAGCAATGAAAGCCTGCTCGGCGGTGAAAGGTATATAG
- the sucD gene encoding succinate--CoA ligase subunit alpha has product MSILLNKNTRVVVQGVTGSEGSFHTQQMLEYSTSIVAGVTPGKGGTVVNEQIPVYNTVREAVEREGANASVIFVPPLFAADAILEAIDAGLGLVVAITEGVPVRDMVTVKRALHGSNTRLIGPNCPGIITPGVGKMGIMPAFIHKEGKCGLISRSGTLTYEAVKQLSDRNIGQSTCVGIGGDPVPGTNFLDVLKLFNADSETNAVVMIGEIGGSAEEEAAEYIKSEFKKPVVGFIAGQTAPPGRRMGHAGAIIAGGKGTAKEKITAMERAGIHMSSSPADIGATMEKVLGR; this is encoded by the coding sequence ATGAGCATTTTATTGAACAAGAATACACGTGTGGTTGTGCAAGGAGTTACAGGTTCTGAAGGCTCCTTCCACACACAGCAAATGCTGGAATACAGTACATCGATCGTAGCAGGAGTGACTCCGGGCAAAGGCGGAACTGTTGTTAACGAACAAATTCCAGTGTATAATACGGTTCGAGAAGCGGTCGAAAGGGAGGGTGCAAATGCCTCCGTAATTTTTGTTCCTCCGTTGTTTGCAGCGGATGCGATTCTGGAGGCGATAGATGCTGGGCTTGGACTCGTGGTGGCAATCACTGAAGGAGTGCCGGTGCGCGATATGGTTACAGTGAAGCGTGCTCTGCATGGATCAAATACCAGACTCATAGGACCAAACTGCCCGGGAATCATAACGCCCGGCGTTGGGAAAATGGGGATAATGCCGGCATTTATTCATAAGGAAGGGAAATGCGGTCTGATATCACGAAGCGGTACCCTGACGTATGAGGCAGTTAAGCAGTTGAGTGACAGAAACATTGGTCAGTCAACGTGTGTGGGCATTGGCGGTGACCCCGTGCCTGGTACTAATTTCCTCGATGTACTTAAACTTTTCAATGCTGATTCGGAAACCAATGCTGTCGTAATGATCGGAGAGATTGGCGGTTCGGCGGAGGAAGAAGCAGCAGAATACATTAAGAGCGAGTTCAAGAAGCCAGTAGTAGGCTTCATTGCAGGGCAAACTGCTCCTCCCGGCCGCCGCATGGGTCATGCAGGTGCGATCATCGCTGGTGGCAAAGGCACAGCGAAAGAAAAGATCACGGCAATGGAGAGAGCCGGAATTCACATGTCTAGTTCACCAGCCGATATCGGCGCAACAATGGAAAAAGTACTTGGAAGGTAG
- the ndk gene encoding nucleoside-diphosphate kinase, whose translation MERTLMIIKPDAVAARHIGDIVARVEKEGFQITGLRYVQLTADQAQEFYAIHKERPFFADLVRYMTSGPVVVGRLERIDAVNHWRTVIGSTDPQKAADGTIRKLYGTSIEANAVHGSDSPENGVRETDFFFL comes from the coding sequence ATGGAACGTACGTTGATGATTATTAAGCCGGACGCTGTAGCGGCAAGGCATATTGGTGACATCGTTGCTCGGGTTGAGAAGGAAGGTTTTCAAATCACCGGTTTAAGGTATGTTCAGCTTACTGCGGACCAAGCCCAGGAGTTTTATGCAATTCACAAGGAGCGGCCGTTCTTCGCCGACCTGGTACGTTATATGACAAGCGGTCCTGTCGTGGTAGGCAGACTCGAACGTATTGATGCTGTAAATCACTGGCGTACGGTCATAGGATCTACTGATCCGCAAAAAGCCGCTGATGGCACGATTAGAAAATTGTACGGAACAAGTATAGAGGCAAACGCTGTCCATGGTTCAGATTCACCGGAAAATGGAGTGCGTGAAACCGACTTCTTTTTCTTGTAA